A genome region from Microbacterium terricola includes the following:
- a CDS encoding NAD(P)H-dependent oxidoreductase codes for MTRRILVIIGTPLPTTLTHALATAYIERARVGGADVRVIDLAEDPIPGHPTSRDQLRAPRTADDRQLDPEVAAYLGDVQWAEHVALFFPQWWGTYPAALKAFIDRVFLSNAAFRYRERSAISDRLLTGRTARLVMTMDSPRFWNRLVYRNAAETSLTKAILGYCGIRTTGITRFTPVRFSETEARAGWVAKAAQHGATDATASGSRVKEPAPTLA; via the coding sequence ATGACCCGCCGCATCCTCGTCATCATCGGCACACCGCTGCCGACGACCCTCACCCACGCGCTCGCCACCGCCTACATCGAGCGCGCCCGCGTCGGCGGCGCCGACGTGCGCGTCATCGACCTCGCCGAAGACCCCATCCCCGGGCACCCCACCAGCCGCGACCAGCTCCGCGCGCCGCGCACTGCCGACGACCGGCAGCTCGATCCGGAGGTGGCCGCCTACCTCGGCGACGTGCAGTGGGCGGAGCATGTCGCGCTCTTCTTCCCGCAATGGTGGGGCACTTACCCCGCTGCCCTGAAGGCGTTCATCGACCGCGTCTTCCTGTCGAACGCCGCTTTCCGGTACCGCGAGCGCTCAGCGATCTCCGACCGGCTGCTCACCGGGCGCACCGCCCGCCTCGTCATGACGATGGACTCCCCGCGGTTCTGGAACCGCCTGGTCTACCGCAATGCCGCCGAGACGAGCCTCACCAAGGCGATCCTGGGCTACTGCGGCATCCGGACGACGGGGATCACCCGGTTCACGCCCGTGCGGTTCTCCGAGACGGAGGCGCGTGCGGGGTGGGTCGCGAAGGCCGCACAGCACGGCGCGACGGATGCGACAGCATCCGGTTCCCGCGTGAAGGAGCCCGCGCCGACCCTCGCGTGA
- a CDS encoding MarR family winged helix-turn-helix transcriptional regulator, translated as MTARITATLHHLVGTLDGFADDFLRRHHGVSFATFHFLAAAADVEPVDITTLARCLGVTKAAVSKRVPGLVADGWITTTTGSGQGRRVLISLAPRARELVHAAGGELEAAFTELFTDPRLAAQSIDVDALRAQLDLLITLVQEKGPLS; from the coding sequence ATGACCGCACGCATCACCGCGACCCTCCATCATCTGGTGGGCACGCTCGACGGCTTCGCCGACGACTTCCTGCGGCGGCACCACGGCGTCTCCTTCGCGACGTTCCACTTCCTCGCCGCCGCCGCCGACGTCGAGCCGGTCGACATCACCACCCTCGCGCGGTGCCTCGGCGTGACGAAGGCAGCGGTCAGCAAGCGGGTGCCTGGTCTCGTCGCCGACGGCTGGATCACGACGACCACCGGCTCGGGCCAGGGCCGTCGGGTGCTCATCTCCCTCGCCCCCCGCGCCCGCGAGCTCGTGCACGCCGCCGGCGGTGAGCTCGAGGCCGCGTTCACCGAGCTGTTCACCGACCCGCGACTCGCCGCGCAGTCCATCGACGTCGACGCGCTCCGCGCACAGCTCGACCTGCTGATCACCCTCGTCCAGGAGAAAGGCCCCCTGTCATGA
- a CDS encoding transglutaminase-like domain-containing protein: MQRDITSRITLDVTEPADLVFAVAAASSYAPSREIITATVDGSPVEVSEVADAHGGRLHRVRAAAGRFVFEYAATISGSAAPAEGAEADLLVYQRPSRYAESDSLAPTAAAEFGGITDHAQLLTSVSSWVGTRLAYVSGSSLPTDGAIRTLLGRRGVCRDYAHLCVALLRALGVPARLVAVYAPGLHPMDFHAVAEAWVGGQWRVVDATTLAPRSTLVRIATGRDAADTAFLNVLSGRADLVDVQVSAVADFLPNDDLDQLVSIG, from the coding sequence ATGCAGCGAGACATCACGAGTCGGATCACCCTCGACGTCACCGAGCCCGCGGACCTGGTGTTCGCGGTCGCAGCGGCGAGCTCGTATGCGCCGTCGCGCGAGATCATCACCGCGACGGTCGACGGTTCGCCCGTCGAGGTCAGCGAGGTCGCCGATGCGCACGGCGGCCGGCTGCACCGGGTGCGGGCCGCGGCCGGTCGGTTCGTGTTCGAGTACGCCGCGACCATCTCCGGCTCCGCTGCGCCCGCGGAGGGTGCGGAGGCCGACCTGCTCGTCTACCAGCGCCCCAGCCGCTACGCCGAGTCCGATTCGCTCGCGCCGACCGCGGCCGCCGAGTTCGGCGGCATCACCGACCACGCGCAGCTGCTCACCTCGGTGTCGTCCTGGGTCGGCACCCGCCTGGCCTACGTCTCCGGCTCGTCGCTGCCGACGGACGGAGCGATCCGCACCCTGCTCGGCCGCCGCGGCGTCTGCCGCGACTACGCCCACCTGTGCGTCGCGCTGCTGCGGGCGCTCGGGGTGCCGGCCCGCCTCGTCGCCGTGTACGCGCCGGGGCTGCACCCGATGGACTTCCACGCCGTCGCCGAGGCGTGGGTCGGCGGGCAGTGGCGCGTCGTCGATGCCACGACGCTGGCGCCGCGCTCGACGCTCGTGCGCATCGCGACCGGACGGGATGCTGCCGACACGGCGTTCCTGAACGTCCTCTCCGGCCGCGCCGATCTCGTCGACGTGCAGGTGAGCGCTGTCGCCGACTTCCTCCCGAACGACGACCTGGATCAACTCGTCTCGATCGGCTGA
- a CDS encoding winged helix DNA-binding domain-containing protein yields the protein MHPADVIARRLRSHRLAAPAPTVADAAAHMLATQGQEFWGGRWALAARTAGNPSVRDVDAAFDRGEIVRSWTMRGTIHIVPARDLGTVLSVTGDRQFRSAAATHRREGLDAREFARAERIALGALAGGGRLSRRELFEVLEQGGVSTAGQRGYHVLVGLSVRGLVCQGPVVPREGGPTREQYIVRTDEWLSDVATPADPLAEMFARFIASHGPAGARDFAWWSGLPLGQARLAAAAAADRLELVDETPEPVWIAAGSAPRRSATASAVLALPPFEEYFISYADRTVPCAPEFLRAVGPGLNGIVRPIIVADGTIVGVWAHSLAVGRHANDPVPELFVPGVVPDEEVAAALDRYRTFITA from the coding sequence GTGCATCCCGCCGACGTCATCGCCCGCCGCCTGCGCTCGCACCGGCTGGCGGCGCCGGCGCCCACCGTCGCGGATGCGGCCGCGCACATGCTCGCGACCCAGGGGCAGGAGTTCTGGGGCGGCCGGTGGGCACTCGCGGCCCGCACGGCCGGGAACCCGAGCGTCCGCGACGTCGACGCCGCCTTCGACCGTGGCGAGATCGTGCGTTCGTGGACGATGCGGGGCACGATCCACATCGTGCCGGCCCGCGACCTCGGCACGGTGCTCTCGGTGACCGGTGACCGGCAGTTCCGCTCGGCGGCGGCCACGCACCGGCGGGAAGGCCTCGATGCCCGCGAATTCGCCCGGGCCGAGCGGATCGCCCTGGGGGCGCTCGCCGGCGGCGGTCGGCTCTCCCGCAGGGAGCTCTTCGAGGTTCTCGAGCAGGGCGGGGTGTCCACCGCGGGTCAGCGCGGCTACCACGTGCTGGTGGGCCTGTCCGTGCGCGGTCTGGTCTGCCAGGGACCGGTCGTGCCGCGGGAGGGCGGACCGACCCGCGAGCAGTACATCGTGCGGACGGACGAATGGCTGTCGGATGTCGCCACCCCCGCCGATCCGCTCGCCGAGATGTTCGCCCGGTTCATCGCGTCGCACGGGCCCGCCGGCGCCCGCGACTTCGCCTGGTGGTCTGGGCTGCCGCTCGGTCAGGCGCGCCTCGCGGCTGCGGCGGCGGCGGACCGGCTCGAGCTCGTCGACGAGACGCCGGAGCCGGTGTGGATCGCCGCGGGGAGCGCACCGCGGCGCAGCGCGACAGCATCCGCCGTCCTGGCACTGCCGCCGTTCGAGGAGTACTTCATCTCGTACGCGGATCGCACGGTGCCCTGTGCGCCGGAGTTCTTGCGCGCGGTCGGGCCGGGGCTCAACGGCATCGTGCGGCCGATCATCGTCGCGGACGGCACCATCGTCGGGGTGTGGGCGCACTCGCTCGCGGTCGGGCGGCACGCGAACGACCCCGTGCCCGAGCTGTTCGTGCCCGGCGTCGTCCCCGACGAGGAGGTCGCGGCGGCGCTCGATCGCTACCGGACGTTCATCACCGCCTGA
- a CDS encoding XRE family transcriptional regulator — MPPTALELSTLGHRIRHQRVAHGFTLDELGAVVGVAGSQLSLIENGKREPKLSLLQAIATATGVGVADLLSTEPPNRRAALEIELERAQASSVFRRLGVAPVKVTKGMSDETLESILGLHAELLRREREAIATPEEARRANTELRLMMRERDNYLGDIEKLAEKQLKSAGHVGGALTHRSVSIMAEQLGFELIYASDLPHSTRSVTDLENGRIYLPPASIPGGHGLRSMALQAMAHRLLGHERPSDYADFLQQRLEINYYAACCLMPETASVAFLTQAKKDRNLAVEDFRDAFGVTHEAAGMRMTNLLTQHFGIPLHFLRVDGSGAIGRVYENDDLPLPTDVTGAVDGQIACRKWSARAAFEEQNRTTEHYQYTDTPAGTFWCSSQTGTTAEGEFSITVGVPFDDAKWFRGRETGKRAVSTCPDDACCRRAPSDVTQRWAGKAWPSARVHMQMFSPLPRGAFPGVDDNEVYAFLDRHAAG, encoded by the coding sequence ATGCCCCCCACCGCCCTGGAACTGTCCACCCTGGGTCACCGCATCCGCCATCAGCGGGTCGCCCACGGCTTCACGCTCGACGAGCTCGGCGCAGTGGTCGGCGTCGCGGGCAGTCAGCTCAGCCTCATCGAGAACGGCAAGCGCGAGCCCAAGCTGTCGCTGCTGCAGGCCATCGCCACGGCGACGGGCGTCGGCGTCGCCGACCTGCTCTCGACCGAGCCCCCGAACCGTCGCGCCGCGCTCGAGATCGAGCTGGAGCGCGCCCAGGCCAGCAGCGTGTTCCGCCGGCTGGGGGTCGCCCCGGTGAAGGTGACCAAGGGGATGAGCGATGAGACCCTCGAGTCGATCCTCGGGCTGCACGCCGAGCTGCTGCGCCGCGAGCGCGAGGCCATCGCCACCCCGGAGGAGGCGCGCCGCGCCAACACCGAGCTGCGCCTCATGATGCGCGAGCGCGACAACTACCTCGGCGACATCGAGAAGCTCGCCGAGAAGCAGCTCAAGTCCGCCGGCCATGTCGGCGGCGCGCTCACCCACCGCTCGGTGAGCATCATGGCCGAGCAGCTGGGCTTCGAGCTGATCTACGCGAGCGACCTGCCGCACTCGACCCGCTCGGTCACCGATCTGGAGAACGGCCGCATCTACCTGCCGCCCGCATCGATCCCCGGCGGTCACGGGCTGCGCTCGATGGCCCTGCAGGCGATGGCGCACCGTCTGCTCGGCCACGAGCGGCCGAGCGACTACGCCGACTTCCTGCAGCAGCGGCTCGAGATCAACTACTACGCCGCCTGCTGCCTCATGCCCGAGACCGCTTCGGTCGCCTTCCTCACGCAGGCCAAGAAGGACCGCAACCTCGCCGTCGAGGACTTCCGCGACGCATTCGGCGTCACGCACGAGGCAGCCGGGATGCGGATGACCAACCTGCTGACGCAGCACTTCGGCATCCCGCTGCACTTCCTGCGCGTCGACGGATCGGGGGCGATCGGACGCGTGTACGAGAACGACGATCTGCCGCTGCCGACCGATGTCACCGGCGCGGTCGACGGCCAGATCGCGTGCCGCAAATGGTCGGCGCGGGCAGCGTTCGAGGAGCAGAACCGCACCACCGAGCACTACCAGTACACCGACACCCCCGCCGGCACGTTCTGGTGCTCCAGCCAGACCGGCACCACCGCAGAGGGCGAGTTCTCGATCACGGTCGGCGTGCCGTTCGACGACGCGAAGTGGTTCAGGGGCCGCGAGACCGGCAAGCGCGCCGTCTCGACCTGCCCCGACGACGCCTGCTGCCGCCGCGCGCCGAGCGATGTCACCCAGCGCTGGGCCGGCAAGGCCTGGCCGAGCGCCCGCGTGCACATGCAGATGTTCTCGCCGCTGCCGCGCGGCGCCTTCCCCGGCGTCGACGACAACGAGGTGTACGCGTTCCTCGATCGGCACGCGGCCGGCTGA
- a CDS encoding phosphoenolpyruvate carboxykinase (GTP), whose protein sequence is MAIADIFTRPEPRTTTAPLATLSHGARPALDGDGAAALFAWVDEIAALTQPDRVHWMDGSRGENEALLRQMVEDGTLIKLNPEWRPGSYLARSHPSDVARTEGRTFIASEREEDAGPTNNWADPAEMRATMDGLFAGAMRGRTMYVVPFSMGAVGGPLSHIGVQITDSPYAVASIGIMTRVGTAVLHEIAAGAAWVKTVHSVGAPLAPGEEDVAWPCNAEKYIVHFPDTLEVYSYGSGYGGNAILAKKCFALRIASVIGRDEGWLAEHMLLIRVISPAGKAYHVAAAFPSACGKTNLAMLRPTIPGWRVETLGDDIAWLRPGEDGRLWAINPEAGFFGVAPGTGESTNVTAVETLWGNTIFTNVALRPDGDVWWEGLTDEAPAELTDWQGKPWTPASGRPAAHPNSRFTVSAAQCPQIADDWDAPEGVPLDAILFGGRRATNVPLVVEATDWAHGVFLGSTISSERTAAAEGTVGELRRDPFAMLPFCGYNMADYFGHWLKVGQKLRFDRAPRVFQVNWFRKGTDGRFLWPGFGDNSRVIDWIIRRVEGQVAAVDSPIGRLPRTDDLNLDGIHVPQTDLDELFAVDEDSWLTEADLTEQFYSTFEGRVPAQLFAELAALRYRLKRSQQA, encoded by the coding sequence ATGGCCATCGCGGACATCTTCACCCGACCCGAGCCCCGCACCACGACTGCCCCGCTCGCGACGCTCTCACATGGTGCGCGCCCGGCGCTGGACGGCGATGGTGCCGCCGCGCTGTTCGCGTGGGTGGACGAGATCGCCGCGCTCACCCAGCCCGACCGGGTGCACTGGATGGACGGATCGCGCGGTGAGAACGAGGCGCTCCTGCGTCAGATGGTCGAGGACGGCACGCTCATCAAGCTGAACCCCGAGTGGCGGCCGGGCTCGTACCTGGCCCGCTCCCACCCGAGCGACGTCGCCCGCACCGAGGGGCGCACCTTCATCGCCTCCGAGCGCGAGGAGGATGCCGGTCCCACCAACAACTGGGCGGACCCCGCCGAGATGCGCGCCACCATGGACGGGCTCTTCGCCGGCGCCATGCGCGGACGCACGATGTACGTCGTGCCCTTCTCGATGGGCGCGGTGGGCGGGCCGCTCTCGCACATCGGCGTCCAGATCACGGACAGCCCCTACGCGGTCGCCTCGATCGGCATCATGACGCGCGTCGGCACCGCCGTGCTGCACGAGATCGCCGCCGGCGCCGCGTGGGTCAAGACCGTGCACAGCGTCGGAGCCCCGCTCGCTCCCGGCGAGGAGGACGTCGCGTGGCCGTGCAACGCGGAGAAGTACATCGTGCACTTCCCCGACACGCTCGAGGTCTACTCCTACGGCTCCGGCTACGGCGGCAACGCCATCCTCGCCAAGAAGTGCTTCGCGCTGCGCATCGCCTCGGTGATCGGCCGTGACGAGGGCTGGCTGGCGGAGCACATGCTCCTCATCCGGGTGATCAGCCCGGCAGGCAAGGCGTACCACGTCGCCGCGGCCTTCCCCTCGGCCTGCGGCAAGACCAACCTCGCGATGCTGCGGCCCACCATCCCCGGCTGGCGCGTCGAGACCCTCGGCGACGACATCGCCTGGCTGCGCCCGGGCGAGGACGGGCGGCTCTGGGCGATCAACCCCGAGGCGGGGTTCTTCGGCGTCGCCCCCGGCACGGGCGAGTCGACCAACGTCACGGCGGTCGAGACGCTGTGGGGCAACACGATCTTCACGAACGTCGCCCTCCGCCCCGACGGCGACGTGTGGTGGGAGGGCCTGACCGACGAGGCCCCCGCAGAGCTCACCGACTGGCAGGGCAAGCCGTGGACGCCCGCATCCGGCCGCCCGGCCGCGCACCCGAACTCGCGCTTCACGGTCAGCGCTGCGCAGTGTCCGCAGATCGCCGACGACTGGGACGCGCCAGAGGGCGTGCCGCTGGACGCCATCCTCTTCGGCGGCCGCCGCGCCACGAACGTCCCGCTCGTCGTGGAGGCCACCGACTGGGCGCACGGGGTCTTCCTCGGCTCGACGATCTCGTCGGAGCGCACGGCGGCAGCCGAGGGCACGGTCGGCGAGCTGCGCCGCGACCCGTTCGCGATGCTCCCGTTCTGCGGCTACAACATGGCCGACTACTTCGGCCACTGGCTCAAGGTGGGGCAGAAGCTGCGGTTCGACCGCGCGCCCCGCGTGTTCCAGGTGAACTGGTTCCGCAAGGGCACGGACGGCCGGTTCCTGTGGCCCGGCTTCGGCGACAACTCGCGCGTGATCGACTGGATCATCCGCCGCGTCGAGGGCCAGGTCGCCGCCGTCGACAGCCCGATCGGGCGCCTGCCGCGGACGGACGACCTCAACCTCGACGGCATCCACGTGCCGCAGACCGACCTCGACGAGCTGTTCGCCGTCGACGAGGACTCGTGGCTCACCGAAGCCGACCTCACCGAGCAGTTCTACTCCACGTTCGAGGGGCGAGTCCCGGCGCAGCTGTTCGCCGAGCTGGCCGCCCTCCGCTACCGCCTGAAGCGCTCGCAGCAGGCCTGA
- a CDS encoding ABC transporter ATP-binding protein, with product MSAPAPRRGRRSAPQDGPRARLTQLLPYIFEHKPVLVVIVILSIAGSITTLAQPLLVGQVIERVQSGEALGVLVWGIVALVVASSVISGYQHYLLQRTGTAVVYSSRRKLIARILHLPISEFDSRRTGDLVSRVGTDTTLLYAVLTQGLADSVGNALLFVGAILAMAFIDPVLLVSIVGVLGISVVGVTLLSSRIRTATQEQQDKVGELASGVERAVGSIRTVRAAGATEREAADVTRVATDVYGVGVRIAKVSALVVPIAGIALQVSLLVVLGLGGYRVASGAITVADLVTFVMFLFLLIAPLGSFFGAITSVNQALGALGRIQEVLDLPIETDQDVAIAATVQPAATAPGANDSHAALEFRDVRFRYPASVVAARRTAESAALAALSDAHVDTSAVELPATADSDGEVLKGVSFQVPRGSRVALVGPSGAGKSTTLALIERFYDPTDGAILLDGVDVRTLDRTDLRGQLGYVEQDAPTLAGTIAENLRLASPTASDEECERVLRAVNLGEVLERSPLGVDAPVGEAGVMLSGGERQRLAIARALLAAPPILLLDESTSSLDGLNEQRMRDAIDAVATGRTLIVIAHRLSTVVDSDLIVVLDHGRVVGQGTHSELVESTPLYRDLARHQLLV from the coding sequence ATGTCCGCACCCGCCCCTCGCCGCGGCCGCCGCTCCGCACCCCAGGACGGCCCCCGCGCCCGCCTGACGCAGCTACTGCCGTACATCTTCGAGCACAAGCCGGTGCTCGTGGTCATCGTGATCCTCAGCATCGCGGGCTCGATCACGACCCTGGCCCAGCCGCTGCTGGTCGGCCAGGTCATCGAGCGCGTGCAGTCGGGCGAGGCCCTCGGCGTGCTGGTGTGGGGCATCGTCGCGCTGGTCGTGGCGTCCTCCGTCATCAGCGGATACCAGCACTACCTCCTGCAGCGCACCGGCACCGCCGTCGTGTACTCCAGCCGCCGCAAGCTCATCGCGCGCATCCTGCACCTGCCGATCAGCGAGTTCGACTCGCGGCGCACGGGGGATCTCGTCTCGCGGGTGGGAACCGACACCACCCTGCTCTACGCCGTGCTCACCCAGGGCCTGGCCGACTCGGTCGGCAACGCGCTCCTGTTCGTCGGTGCGATCCTCGCGATGGCGTTCATCGACCCCGTGCTGCTGGTCTCCATCGTCGGCGTGCTCGGCATCTCGGTGGTCGGCGTCACGCTGCTCAGCAGCCGCATCCGCACGGCGACGCAGGAGCAGCAGGACAAGGTCGGCGAGCTCGCCTCGGGCGTGGAGCGCGCGGTCGGCTCGATCCGCACCGTGCGCGCGGCCGGCGCGACGGAGCGCGAGGCAGCGGACGTCACGCGCGTCGCGACCGACGTGTACGGCGTCGGCGTGCGGATCGCGAAGGTCTCGGCCCTGGTCGTCCCGATCGCGGGCATCGCGCTGCAGGTGTCACTGCTGGTCGTCCTCGGCCTCGGCGGGTACCGCGTCGCGTCCGGAGCGATCACGGTCGCCGATCTGGTCACGTTCGTGATGTTCCTGTTCCTGCTGATCGCCCCCCTCGGCTCGTTCTTCGGCGCGATCACCTCGGTCAACCAGGCGCTCGGCGCGCTGGGCCGCATCCAGGAGGTGCTCGATCTGCCGATCGAGACGGATCAGGATGTGGCGATCGCCGCGACCGTGCAGCCTGCTGCGACCGCGCCCGGGGCGAACGACTCGCACGCGGCGCTCGAGTTCCGCGACGTGCGGTTCCGCTACCCGGCGTCGGTGGTCGCCGCTCGTCGGACCGCCGAGTCGGCCGCCCTCGCGGCGCTGAGCGACGCTCATGTCGACACCTCCGCGGTCGAGCTGCCGGCCACCGCGGACTCCGACGGCGAGGTGCTCAAGGGCGTCTCGTTCCAGGTGCCGCGTGGGTCACGCGTCGCCCTGGTCGGGCCGTCCGGCGCGGGCAAGTCGACCACGCTCGCGCTGATCGAGCGCTTCTACGACCCCACCGACGGCGCGATCCTCCTCGACGGCGTGGACGTCCGCACGCTCGACCGCACCGACCTACGTGGACAGCTCGGATACGTGGAGCAGGACGCCCCGACCCTGGCAGGCACCATCGCCGAGAACCTGCGACTCGCGTCGCCCACCGCATCCGACGAGGAATGCGAGCGGGTGCTGCGCGCGGTGAACCTCGGCGAGGTGCTCGAGCGCAGCCCGCTCGGCGTCGACGCACCCGTCGGCGAGGCGGGCGTCATGCTCTCGGGCGGCGAGCGCCAGCGCCTCGCGATCGCGCGGGCGCTGCTGGCCGCTCCCCCGATCCTGCTGCTCGACGAGTCGACCTCGTCGCTCGACGGGCTGAACGAGCAGCGCATGCGCGACGCGATCGACGCCGTTGCGACGGGCCGCACGCTCATCGTGATCGCCCACCGCCTCTCGACCGTGGTCGACAGCGATCTGATCGTCGTGCTCGACCACGGACGGGTCGTCGGGCAGGGCACCCACTCCGAGCTCGTCGAATCGACCCCGCTGTACCGGGATCTCGCGCGTCACCAGCTGCTGGTCTGA
- a CDS encoding AsnC family protein, with product MSDQIRTAIGAIDGGEPLAQLRELTELRSVLSRAEAEQVRRARASGYSWVAIAAALGVSKQAVHKKYGRR from the coding sequence GTGAGCGATCAGATCCGCACCGCCATCGGCGCCATCGACGGCGGCGAGCCCCTCGCCCAGCTGCGCGAGCTGACGGAGCTGCGCTCCGTGCTCTCGCGGGCCGAGGCCGAGCAGGTGCGTCGGGCACGCGCGTCGGGCTACTCCTGGGTCGCGATCGCCGCCGCCCTCGGTGTGAGCAAGCAGGCCGTGCACAAGAAGTACGGTCGTAGGTAA
- a CDS encoding ABC transporter ATP-binding protein has translation MPAPVISAQNLVKAYKVKGKPDFLAVDGLSFEVAPGESFGLLGPNGAGKSTTMKMVGAVSTRTDGDLSILGLDPDQYGPEIRSRLGVVPQQDNLDGELNARENLYIYGRYFGLPAKVCHQKADELLAFAQLEDKAKSKVDQLSGGMKRRLTIARGLINDPRILLLDEPTTGLDPQARHVLWDRLFRLKERGTTLVLTTHYMDEAEQLCDRLIVVDKGRIMAEGTPAALIREHSTREVLEVRFGSDRNQQVAAQLQGLGDRVEALPDRILIYTADGEAALERITQLGLQPVTSLVRRSSLEDVFLRLTGRSLIE, from the coding sequence GTGCCCGCTCCCGTGATCTCTGCGCAGAACCTCGTCAAGGCCTACAAGGTCAAGGGCAAGCCCGACTTCCTGGCCGTCGACGGCCTCAGCTTCGAGGTGGCACCCGGCGAGTCGTTCGGTCTCCTCGGGCCCAACGGCGCCGGCAAGTCCACGACGATGAAGATGGTCGGCGCGGTCTCGACCCGCACCGACGGCGACCTCAGCATCCTCGGCCTCGACCCCGATCAGTACGGCCCCGAGATCCGCTCGCGCCTGGGCGTCGTGCCCCAGCAGGACAACCTCGATGGCGAGCTCAACGCCCGCGAGAACCTCTACATCTACGGCCGCTACTTCGGCCTGCCGGCCAAAGTGTGCCACCAGAAGGCCGACGAGCTGCTCGCCTTCGCGCAGCTCGAAGACAAGGCTAAGAGCAAGGTCGACCAGCTCTCCGGCGGCATGAAGCGCCGGCTCACCATCGCCCGCGGCTTGATCAACGACCCGCGCATCCTGCTCCTCGACGAGCCGACCACCGGGCTCGACCCGCAGGCGCGCCACGTGCTGTGGGACCGTCTGTTCCGTCTGAAGGAGCGCGGCACGACGCTCGTGCTGACGACCCACTACATGGACGAGGCCGAGCAGCTCTGCGACCGGCTCATCGTGGTCGACAAGGGCCGCATCATGGCGGAGGGCACCCCTGCCGCGCTCATCCGCGAGCACTCCACCCGTGAGGTGCTCGAGGTGCGCTTCGGCTCCGACCGCAACCAGCAGGTCGCCGCGCAGCTCCAGGGTCTCGGCGATCGGGTCGAGGCTCTGCCCGACCGCATCCTGATCTACACGGCCGACGGCGAAGCGGCGCTCGAGCGCATCACGCAGCTCGGGCTCCAGCCGGTGACGAGCCTGGTGCGCCGTTCGAGCCTGGAGGATGTGTTCCTCCGGCTGACCGGAAGGTCGCTGATCGAATGA
- a CDS encoding ABC transporter permease: MTAAETGLSLDELRAEAIEWARKPRSRGTWYVTEHIVRAMRAYGWTIVVGALGQPILYLLGLAVGLAALIAEPIDDAGQAVPYLVFVAPALLATAAIAVASEEFTYPVMQGFKWRRYFYGFNASPLSSGQLANGVVLGAGARMLLAVAAYFVFIAIFFVWMYPGVTSPGTAWLSVPIGLLGGLAFGIPLMAYAGTLEDDTGQFALVQRFVFMPMFLFSGTFYPLGVLPIWLQWIGWISPLWHASELGRVVTYGKPVAPVMIAVHVVYLLVLAVGGHIVARRVFTRRLAK; the protein is encoded by the coding sequence ATGACCGCCGCCGAGACCGGGCTCTCGCTCGACGAGCTGCGCGCCGAGGCGATCGAGTGGGCGCGCAAGCCGCGCAGCCGCGGCACCTGGTACGTCACCGAGCACATCGTGCGCGCGATGCGCGCCTACGGCTGGACCATCGTCGTCGGCGCCCTCGGGCAGCCGATCCTCTACCTGCTCGGCCTCGCCGTCGGGCTCGCCGCCCTCATCGCGGAGCCGATCGACGACGCAGGGCAGGCAGTGCCGTATCTGGTGTTCGTCGCGCCGGCGCTGCTGGCCACCGCGGCGATCGCGGTGGCGTCAGAGGAGTTCACGTATCCCGTGATGCAGGGCTTCAAGTGGCGCCGCTACTTCTACGGCTTCAACGCGTCGCCCCTGTCATCGGGGCAGCTGGCCAACGGCGTCGTGCTGGGTGCGGGTGCGCGCATGCTGCTCGCGGTGGCCGCCTACTTCGTCTTCATCGCGATCTTCTTCGTGTGGATGTATCCGGGCGTCACCTCGCCCGGGACCGCCTGGCTCTCGGTGCCGATCGGCCTGCTCGGCGGCCTGGCATTCGGCATTCCCCTGATGGCATACGCCGGCACGCTCGAGGACGACACCGGCCAGTTCGCCCTCGTCCAGCGGTTCGTCTTCATGCCGATGTTCCTGTTCTCCGGCACGTTCTACCCGCTCGGGGTGCTGCCCATCTGGCTGCAGTGGATCGGATGGATCTCGCCGCTGTGGCACGCCTCCGAGCTCGGGCGCGTGGTCACCTACGGCAAGCCGGTCGCGCCGGTGATGATCGCGGTGCACGTCGTCTACCTGCTCGTCCTCGCCGTCGGCGGCCACATCGTGGCGCGCCGCGTGTTCACCAGGAGGCTCGCCAAATGA